A stretch of Burkholderia sp. HI2500 DNA encodes these proteins:
- a CDS encoding ABC transporter ATP-binding protein: MRHESNPLVEVRGLRVVGGRPGGEETTIVHGVDFEIGRGEVLALIGESGSGKTTIALSLMGHARAGCRIAGGSVKLDGTDVCTLSAEALTALRGRKVAYIAQSAAAAFNPSRTILDQVIESALIHKTLTKRDAQAKAVELFRALALPEPETIGKRYPHQVSGGQLQRLMAAMALITDPELVILDEPTTALDVTTQIDVLQAFKNVIRRYGMSAVYVSHDLAVVAQMADRIVVLSDGVIREAGDTEQILHAPAHPYTQSLIAAVTPNDAERDAQALAQEPAAPAPLLEVRGAIAGYGGRTAKGWPAKVILHEVDLRIGRGQTVGVIGESGSGKTTLAKVIAGLVPATGGAILLDGEPLARDIVKRTKEQHRRVQIVFQNADTALNPVHTVERTLARPLAFYHGIKGARARQRVAELLELVRLPPAVASRRTGELSGGQKQRVNLARALAAEPDLILCDEVTSALDTVVGAAIIELLRDLQAKLGVSYVFITHDIAKVRAISDDIVVLYAGRRVETGSRDALCAPPYHPYSHLLVSSAPELRAGWLDDATERCHRPLVPIGERENEAELCPFLSRCAMRVDGVCNRTAPSLRTLGNGAQVLCHRSEEDLARFQAEPEPVPAGGTTVQPVRL, translated from the coding sequence ATGCGACACGAATCGAACCCGCTCGTCGAGGTGCGCGGGCTGCGCGTGGTCGGCGGCCGGCCGGGCGGCGAGGAAACGACGATCGTCCACGGCGTCGACTTCGAGATCGGGCGCGGCGAGGTGCTCGCGCTGATCGGCGAATCGGGCTCCGGCAAGACGACGATCGCGCTGTCGCTGATGGGCCATGCGCGCGCCGGATGCCGGATCGCCGGCGGCTCGGTGAAGCTCGACGGCACCGACGTGTGCACGCTTTCCGCGGAGGCGCTGACCGCGCTGCGCGGCCGCAAGGTCGCGTATATCGCGCAGAGCGCGGCCGCCGCGTTCAACCCGTCGCGCACGATTCTCGACCAGGTGATCGAGAGCGCGCTGATCCACAAGACGCTGACGAAGCGCGACGCGCAGGCGAAGGCGGTCGAGCTGTTCCGCGCGCTCGCACTGCCGGAGCCGGAGACGATCGGCAAGCGCTATCCGCACCAGGTGTCGGGCGGTCAACTGCAGCGGCTGATGGCCGCGATGGCGCTGATCACCGATCCGGAGCTGGTGATCCTCGACGAGCCGACCACCGCGCTCGACGTGACCACGCAGATCGACGTGCTGCAGGCGTTCAAGAACGTGATCCGGCGCTACGGGATGAGTGCGGTGTACGTGTCGCACGACCTGGCCGTGGTCGCGCAGATGGCCGATCGCATCGTCGTGCTGAGCGACGGCGTGATCCGCGAGGCGGGCGACACCGAACAGATCCTGCATGCGCCCGCGCACCCGTACACGCAGAGCCTGATCGCGGCGGTCACGCCGAACGATGCCGAACGCGACGCGCAGGCGCTAGCACAGGAGCCGGCCGCGCCGGCGCCGCTGCTCGAGGTGCGCGGCGCGATCGCCGGCTACGGCGGCCGTACCGCGAAAGGCTGGCCCGCGAAGGTGATCCTGCACGAAGTCGACCTGCGCATCGGGCGCGGGCAGACGGTCGGCGTGATCGGCGAATCGGGCTCCGGCAAGACGACGCTCGCGAAGGTGATCGCGGGCCTCGTGCCGGCGACCGGCGGCGCGATCCTGCTCGACGGCGAGCCGCTCGCGCGCGATATCGTCAAACGGACGAAGGAGCAGCACCGCCGCGTGCAGATCGTGTTCCAGAACGCCGATACCGCGCTCAATCCGGTGCATACCGTCGAGCGCACGCTCGCGCGGCCGCTTGCGTTCTATCACGGGATCAAGGGCGCGCGTGCACGCCAGCGTGTCGCGGAGCTGCTCGAACTCGTGCGGTTGCCGCCGGCGGTCGCCTCGCGGCGTACCGGCGAGCTGTCGGGCGGGCAGAAGCAGCGCGTGAACCTTGCGCGCGCGCTCGCGGCCGAGCCCGACCTGATCCTGTGCGACGAGGTCACGTCGGCGCTCGACACCGTGGTCGGCGCCGCGATCATCGAGCTGCTGCGCGACCTGCAGGCGAAGCTCGGCGTGTCGTACGTGTTCATCACGCACGACATCGCGAAGGTGCGCGCGATCAGCGACGACATCGTCGTGCTGTATGCAGGCCGCCGCGTGGAGACGGGCAGCCGCGACGCGCTGTGCGCGCCGCCTTATCACCCGTATTCGCATCTGCTCGTGTCGTCCGCGCCGGAGCTGCGCGCGGGCTGGCTCGACGATGCGACCGAGCGTTGCCATCGGCCGCTGGTGCCGATCGGCGAGCGCGAGAACGAGGCCGAGCTGTGTCCGTTCCTGTCGCGCTGTGCGATGCGCGTGGACGGCGTGTGCAACCGCACGGCCCCGTCGTTGCGCACGCTCGGCAACGGCGCGCAGGTGCTGTGCCATCGCAGCGAGGAGGATCTCGCGCGCTTCCAGGCGGAGCCGGAGCCGGTGCCGGCAGGCGGCACGACGGTGCAGCCGGTCCGGCTGTAG
- a CDS encoding 2-hydroxyacid dehydrogenase, whose protein sequence is MSFLYKADPVRGAQWAARFAQQAPDLPFRIWPDLGDAAAVRYLAAWQPPDDPVALLPNLEVVFSVGAGIDQFDLSRVPAHIPVVRMIEPGIVEGMVEYVTQAVLTIHRDLFDYAAQQREQVWHEKPVRAAASRRVGVLGLGTLGQTVLDTLRRFGFPCAGWSRTPRTLDGIDCYAGDAALDAFLARTDILICLLPLTDSTRGLLGARVFDALPAGASLVQVGRGPQLDEAALLAALASGRLDSAILDVTDPEPLPAGHPFWNHPRIRITPHIASATRPDTAVDAVLANLARHRAGQPMIGVVDRARGY, encoded by the coding sequence ATGAGCTTTCTCTACAAGGCCGACCCGGTGCGCGGCGCGCAGTGGGCGGCACGCTTCGCGCAACAGGCGCCCGATCTGCCGTTCCGGATCTGGCCGGACCTCGGCGACGCCGCGGCCGTCCGCTATCTCGCCGCCTGGCAGCCGCCGGACGATCCGGTCGCGCTGTTGCCGAATCTCGAAGTCGTGTTCTCGGTCGGCGCCGGCATCGACCAGTTCGACCTGTCGCGCGTGCCCGCACACATTCCGGTCGTGCGGATGATCGAGCCCGGTATCGTCGAAGGGATGGTCGAGTATGTGACGCAGGCCGTGCTGACGATCCATCGCGACCTGTTCGACTATGCCGCGCAGCAGCGCGAGCAGGTGTGGCACGAGAAACCGGTGCGCGCGGCCGCGTCGCGGCGCGTCGGCGTGCTCGGGCTCGGCACGCTCGGCCAGACCGTGCTCGACACGCTGCGGCGCTTCGGTTTCCCGTGCGCCGGCTGGAGCCGCACGCCGCGCACGCTCGACGGCATCGACTGCTACGCGGGCGACGCGGCGCTCGACGCGTTCCTGGCGCGCACCGACATCCTGATCTGCCTGCTGCCGCTGACCGACAGCACGCGCGGACTGCTCGGCGCACGCGTGTTCGATGCGCTGCCGGCCGGCGCGTCGCTCGTGCAAGTCGGGCGCGGCCCGCAGCTCGATGAAGCCGCGCTGCTCGCGGCGCTCGCGAGCGGCCGCCTCGACAGCGCGATCCTCGACGTGACGGATCCCGAACCGCTGCCGGCCGGCCATCCGTTCTGGAACCATCCGCGCATCCGCATCACGCCGCACATCGCCAGCGCGACGCGGCCCGACACCGCGGTCGACGCGGTGCTCGCGAACCTCGCGCGCCATCGCGCGGGCCAGCCGATGATCGGCGTCGTCGATCGCGCGCGCGGCTACTGA
- a CDS encoding GNAT family N-acetyltransferase, producing the protein MSDLNPSRTLTYRPFADTDLPAAHRLSEAVKWPHRLEDWRFVLQLGGGIVAEDETGVVGTALGWRLGESHAALGMVIVSPERAGGGIERELLARALDGFGTRTVFLHAMPGREPLYAAFGFAPIDTINQHQGAAFRPPLISLPPGERLRPLGTNDGPRLAALASRAAGYERGAVTDALLDVANGIALDRDGELLGFALFRRFGPGHVIGPVIAPDALRAQALISHWLALNEGMFVRVDLPSDSGLSDWLDGLGLPRVDTVVAMARGTTPARDPALRAFAIVSQALG; encoded by the coding sequence GTGTCCGACCTCAACCCTTCCCGCACGCTCACCTATCGCCCGTTCGCCGACACCGACCTGCCGGCCGCCCATCGGCTGTCGGAGGCGGTCAAATGGCCGCACCGGCTCGAGGACTGGCGCTTCGTGCTCCAGCTCGGCGGCGGCATCGTGGCCGAAGACGAGACCGGCGTCGTGGGGACCGCGCTGGGCTGGCGCCTCGGCGAATCGCACGCGGCGCTCGGCATGGTGATCGTGTCGCCCGAGCGCGCGGGCGGCGGGATCGAGCGCGAGCTCCTTGCCCGCGCGCTCGACGGCTTCGGCACCCGCACCGTGTTTCTGCATGCGATGCCGGGACGCGAGCCGCTGTACGCGGCGTTCGGCTTCGCGCCGATCGATACGATCAACCAGCATCAGGGCGCGGCGTTCCGGCCGCCGCTGATCTCGCTGCCGCCCGGCGAGCGCCTGCGCCCGCTCGGCACCAACGACGGGCCGCGCCTCGCCGCGCTCGCGTCGCGCGCGGCCGGCTACGAACGCGGCGCGGTCACCGACGCGCTGCTCGACGTCGCGAACGGCATCGCGCTCGATCGCGACGGCGAACTGCTCGGCTTCGCGCTGTTCCGCCGCTTCGGCCCGGGCCACGTGATCGGCCCGGTGATCGCGCCGGATGCGCTGCGCGCGCAGGCGCTGATCAGTCACTGGCTCGCGCTGAACGAAGGGATGTTCGTGCGGGTCGACCTGCCGAGCGACAGCGGGCTGTCCGACTGGCTGGACGGGCTCGGGCTGCCGCGCGTCGATACCGTCGTCGCGATGGCGCGCGGCACGACGCCCGCGCGCGACCCGGCGCTGCGCGCGTTCGCGATCGTGAGCCAGGCGCTCGGCTGA
- a CDS encoding ABC transporter permease: MNRILIGLIGRRIAVTALTLLIVSAIIFTITNLLPGDAAQAALGQSATPETVAALRQQFGLDMPAHVRYVHWLTGLLHGDFGRSLSGDMPVSELIGGRLPKSLTLAAITTAVSVPIALLLGILAAVKRESVIDRVISLGTLSLVATPEFLIATVAVLVFAVKLRWLSALSYSGPIESLHDFLRAYAMPVLTLCAVVIAQMARMTRAAVIEQLSASYVEMAVLKGASPARVVLRHALPNAIGPIANAIALSLSYLLGGVIVVETIFNYPGLASLMVDAVSNRDFPLVQACTLIFCVAYLTLVLFADLCSIVSNPRLRT, encoded by the coding sequence ATGAACCGAATTCTCATCGGGCTGATCGGCCGGCGCATCGCGGTCACCGCGCTGACGCTGCTGATCGTGTCCGCGATCATCTTCACGATCACGAACCTGCTGCCGGGCGACGCCGCGCAGGCCGCGCTCGGCCAGTCGGCGACGCCGGAGACGGTCGCCGCGCTGCGCCAGCAGTTCGGTCTCGACATGCCGGCGCACGTGCGTTACGTGCACTGGCTCACCGGCCTGTTGCACGGCGATTTCGGCCGGTCGCTGTCCGGCGACATGCCGGTGTCGGAGCTGATCGGCGGGCGCCTGCCGAAGTCGCTCACGCTGGCGGCGATCACGACCGCCGTGTCGGTGCCGATCGCGCTGCTGCTCGGGATCCTCGCGGCCGTCAAGCGCGAGTCGGTGATCGACCGCGTGATCAGCCTCGGCACGCTGTCGCTCGTCGCGACGCCGGAATTCCTGATCGCGACGGTCGCCGTGCTCGTGTTCGCGGTGAAGCTGCGCTGGCTGTCCGCGCTGTCGTACAGCGGCCCGATCGAAAGCCTGCACGATTTCCTGCGTGCGTACGCGATGCCGGTGCTGACGCTGTGCGCGGTCGTGATCGCGCAGATGGCACGCATGACGCGCGCCGCGGTGATCGAGCAATTGAGTGCGTCGTATGTCGAGATGGCCGTGCTCAAGGGCGCGAGCCCCGCACGCGTCGTGCTGCGCCATGCGTTGCCGAACGCGATCGGCCCGATCGCCAATGCGATCGCGCTGAGCCTGTCGTATCTGCTCGGCGGCGTGATCGTCGTCGAGACGATCTTCAACTATCCGGGCCTCGCGAGCCTGATGGTCGACGCCGTCAGCAACCGCGATTTCCCGTTGGTCCAGGCGTGCACGCTGATCTTCTGCGTCGCTTACCTGACGCTCGTGCTGTTCGCCGACCTGTGCTCGATCGTGTCGAACCCGCGATTGCGCACCTGA
- a CDS encoding ABC transporter permease, translating into MQPIEPVQRSSALPPSGDPPVGRGSVPPAAPAPDQPRKRRAVRIALTAGGRVGLSMAGLMLFVAVFAPLIAPHDVGTIVTPDVFAPFSAKLPFGSDFLGRDMLSRILYGTRLTVLLALAAVLLAAVTGTTLGLLATVSGRAVDETMSRLLDALTSIPSKMFALMFVAAFGSSLPLLVLTAAVSYMPGSYRIARALAVNISTLEFVQVAKARGESALYIACVEMLPNMIHPMLADTGLRFTFVVLLLSGLSFLGLGVQPPYADLGSLVRENIASLGDGSAVAIMPAVAIAILTVGVNLLIDGLPHRGRRKGAAGAAGGH; encoded by the coding sequence ATGCAACCGATCGAACCCGTACAACGCAGCAGCGCGCTGCCGCCCTCCGGCGACCCGCCCGTGGGGCGGGGCAGCGTGCCGCCTGCCGCGCCTGCGCCCGACCAGCCGCGCAAGCGCCGCGCCGTGCGCATCGCCTTGACCGCCGGCGGCCGCGTCGGCCTGTCGATGGCCGGCCTGATGCTGTTCGTCGCGGTGTTCGCGCCGCTGATCGCGCCGCATGACGTCGGCACGATCGTCACGCCGGACGTGTTCGCGCCGTTCAGCGCGAAGCTGCCGTTCGGCTCCGACTTTCTCGGCCGCGACATGCTGAGCCGGATCCTGTACGGCACGCGGCTGACCGTGCTGCTCGCGCTCGCCGCGGTGCTGCTCGCCGCGGTGACCGGCACGACGCTCGGGCTGCTCGCGACCGTGTCGGGCCGCGCGGTGGACGAGACGATGAGCCGGCTGCTGGACGCGCTCACGTCGATTCCGTCGAAGATGTTCGCGCTGATGTTCGTCGCCGCGTTCGGCTCGTCGCTGCCGCTGCTGGTGCTCACCGCCGCGGTCAGCTACATGCCGGGCTCGTACCGGATCGCGCGTGCGCTGGCGGTCAACATCAGCACGCTCGAATTCGTGCAGGTGGCGAAGGCGCGCGGGGAAAGCGCGCTGTACATCGCGTGCGTCGAGATGCTGCCGAACATGATCCACCCGATGCTGGCCGACACCGGGCTGCGCTTCACGTTCGTCGTGCTGCTGCTGAGCGGCCTGAGCTTTCTCGGGCTCGGCGTGCAGCCGCCGTATGCGGACCTCGGCTCGCTCGTGCGCGAGAACATCGCGAGCCTCGGCGACGGCTCGGCCGTCGCGATCATGCCCGCGGTCGCGATCGCGATCCTGACGGTGGGCGTCAACCTGTTGATCGACGGCTTGCCGCATCGCGGCCGCCGCAAGGGCGCGGCCGGCGCCGCCGGAGGACACTGA
- a CDS encoding Lrp/AsnC family transcriptional regulator has product MTDSKLDRIDLRILSQLQKRGRMTNVELADAVGLSPSPCLIRVKRLEKAGYIGGYGAHIQLEKLGDVQVVFTEVTLADHRREDFDRFVAAIRNVDEIVECHLASGGYDYLLKFITRSVSHYQTIVEGLLEQNIGIEKYFSYVIIKSPFVKRHYPLESLFGERH; this is encoded by the coding sequence ATGACGGACAGCAAGCTGGATCGCATCGACCTGCGCATCCTCTCCCAGTTGCAGAAGCGCGGCCGCATGACCAACGTCGAGCTGGCCGATGCGGTCGGGCTGTCGCCCAGTCCCTGCCTGATCCGCGTGAAGCGGCTCGAGAAGGCCGGCTACATCGGCGGCTACGGCGCGCACATCCAGCTCGAGAAACTCGGCGACGTGCAGGTCGTGTTCACCGAAGTCACGCTGGCCGACCATCGACGCGAGGATTTCGACCGCTTCGTCGCGGCGATCCGCAACGTCGACGAGATCGTCGAATGCCACCTCGCGAGCGGCGGCTACGACTATCTGCTGAAGTTCATCACGCGCAGCGTGAGCCATTACCAGACGATCGTCGAAGGGCTGCTCGAGCAGAACATCGGCATCGAGAAGTATTTCAGTTACGTGATCATCAAGTCGCCGTTCGTCAAACGGCACTACCCGCTCGAATCGCTGTTCGGCGAACGTCACTGA
- a CDS encoding aspartate aminotransferase family protein, whose amino-acid sequence MKQAALIEADRQHLIHPVVNYRAHEARGVTVLESADGVFLRDAAGHTLLDAFSGLWCVNVGYGRDSIVKAAADQLAKLPYATGYFHFGSQPAIELAERLAALAPPSLNRVYFTLGGSDAVDSAIRFITHYFNATGRPSKKHMIALERGYHGSSSIGAGLTALPAFHRHFDLPRADQHHIPSPYPYRHPLGDDPQALIAASVAALEAKVAELGADNVAAFFCEPVQGSGGVIVPPAGWLKAMRDACRRLGILFVADEVITGFGRTGPLFACEAEQVDPDLMTVAKGLTAGYAPMGAVLMSDEIYEGIAGDRADSPVVGHGHTYSAHPVSAAIGLEVLKLYHEGGLLANGQAMAPRFAAGLDALRAHPLVGDARSVGLLGALELVADKAHKTRFDPVLNVPDKIAAAAYANGVVFRAFGDGVLGFAPALSFTAGEFDLLFERVRNTLDDVLADSGVQRALDAAHAQPA is encoded by the coding sequence ATGAAACAAGCCGCGCTGATCGAAGCCGATCGTCAACACCTGATCCACCCCGTCGTCAATTACCGTGCGCACGAGGCGCGCGGCGTCACCGTGCTCGAATCCGCGGACGGCGTGTTCCTGCGCGACGCCGCGGGCCACACGCTGCTCGACGCGTTCTCGGGCCTGTGGTGCGTGAACGTCGGCTACGGCCGCGACAGCATCGTGAAGGCCGCCGCCGACCAGTTGGCGAAGCTGCCTTATGCGACCGGTTATTTCCATTTCGGCTCGCAGCCGGCAATCGAACTCGCCGAACGGCTCGCCGCGCTCGCGCCGCCGTCGCTGAACCGCGTGTACTTCACGCTCGGCGGCTCGGACGCGGTCGATTCCGCGATCCGTTTCATCACGCACTATTTCAACGCGACCGGCCGCCCGTCGAAAAAGCACATGATCGCGCTGGAGCGCGGCTATCACGGCTCGTCGTCGATCGGCGCCGGCCTCACCGCGCTGCCGGCGTTCCATCGCCATTTCGACCTGCCGCGGGCCGATCAGCACCACATTCCGTCGCCCTACCCGTACCGCCATCCGCTCGGCGACGATCCGCAGGCGCTGATCGCCGCGTCGGTCGCCGCGCTCGAAGCGAAGGTCGCCGAACTCGGCGCGGACAACGTCGCCGCGTTCTTCTGCGAGCCGGTGCAAGGCTCCGGCGGCGTGATCGTGCCGCCGGCCGGCTGGCTGAAGGCGATGCGCGATGCGTGCCGGCGCCTCGGCATCCTGTTCGTCGCCGACGAGGTGATCACCGGCTTCGGCCGCACGGGCCCGCTGTTCGCCTGCGAGGCCGAACAGGTCGATCCGGACCTGATGACCGTCGCGAAGGGCCTGACGGCCGGCTATGCGCCGATGGGCGCGGTGCTGATGTCCGACGAAATCTACGAAGGGATCGCGGGCGACCGCGCCGATTCGCCGGTGGTCGGCCACGGCCATACGTATTCCGCGCATCCGGTCAGCGCGGCGATCGGCCTCGAGGTGCTGAAGCTCTATCACGAAGGCGGGCTGCTCGCGAACGGCCAGGCGATGGCGCCCCGCTTTGCCGCGGGCCTCGACGCGCTGCGCGCGCATCCGCTCGTCGGCGACGCGCGTTCGGTCGGCCTGCTCGGCGCGCTCGAACTGGTCGCCGACAAGGCGCACAAGACGCGCTTCGACCCGGTGCTGAACGTGCCGGACAAGATCGCGGCCGCCGCGTACGCGAATGGCGTGGTGTTCCGCGCGTTCGGCGACGGCGTGCTCGGCTTCGCGCCGGCGCTGAGCTTCACCGCGGGCGAGTTCGACCTGCTGTTCGAACGCGTGCGCAACACGCTCGACGACGTGCTGGCCGATTCGGGCGTACAACGCGCGCTCGATGCCGCGCACGCACAGCCGGCCTGA
- a CDS encoding ABC transporter substrate-binding protein, with amino-acid sequence MSDDIDNGGKGGFTRRDMMKVMAASGMMAAGAGGLLMTPGAAFAAPAPKRGGKIRVANEAGSTADTLDPAKGSTGADYTRFFMFYSGLTQLDASLTPQMNLAESLQTTDAKTWIIKLRKGVTFHDGKPVGPADVVFSLMRHKNPATASKVKTLAEQFTDAKASGPDEVTLTLASANADLPVILATPQLVIVKDGTTDFSTGIGCGPYKLKSFKPGVSTVGVRNDSYFKPGKPYLDEIELIGISDSAARLNALLSGDVHLINAIDPRSTQRVSSTPGYALKETKSGLYTDLIMRSDNPIVSSPDFVEGMKYLFDREQLRTAVFRGYSVIGNDQPIPPGHRYFNASLPQRPHDPDKAKFLLQKAGALGATLPPIYATSDANGSIEMAVLLQQAGQKIGLNLQVNRASPDGYWSNHWMKHPLTFGNINPRSSADVLFTQFFKSDAPWNESGWKNAKFDQLLLAARSETDDAKRKQMYGDMQVIVAQQGRVGIPAFISFLDGYDKRLAGLGSIPTGPMMGFTFAENVWWNA; translated from the coding sequence ATGAGCGACGATATCGACAATGGCGGCAAGGGCGGCTTCACGCGCCGCGACATGATGAAGGTCATGGCGGCGAGCGGCATGATGGCCGCCGGCGCCGGCGGACTGCTGATGACCCCCGGCGCCGCGTTCGCCGCGCCCGCGCCGAAGCGCGGCGGCAAGATCCGGGTCGCGAACGAAGCCGGCTCGACGGCCGATACGCTCGACCCCGCCAAGGGCTCGACGGGCGCGGACTATACCCGCTTCTTCATGTTCTACAGCGGCCTCACGCAGCTCGATGCGAGCCTGACGCCGCAGATGAACCTCGCCGAATCGCTGCAGACGACCGATGCGAAGACCTGGATCATCAAGCTGCGCAAGGGCGTCACGTTCCACGACGGCAAGCCGGTCGGCCCGGCCGACGTGGTGTTTTCGCTGATGCGCCACAAGAACCCGGCCACCGCGTCGAAGGTCAAGACGCTTGCCGAACAGTTCACGGATGCGAAGGCGAGCGGCCCCGACGAAGTCACGTTGACGCTCGCCAGCGCGAACGCCGATCTGCCGGTGATCCTCGCGACGCCGCAGCTCGTGATCGTCAAGGACGGCACGACCGACTTCTCGACCGGCATCGGCTGCGGCCCGTACAAGCTGAAGTCGTTCAAGCCGGGCGTGTCGACCGTCGGCGTGCGCAACGACAGCTACTTCAAGCCGGGCAAGCCGTATCTCGACGAGATCGAGCTGATCGGCATCAGCGACAGCGCCGCGCGCCTGAACGCGCTGCTGTCGGGCGACGTGCACCTGATCAACGCGATCGATCCGCGCTCGACGCAGCGGGTCTCGTCGACGCCGGGCTACGCGCTGAAGGAGACCAAGTCGGGCCTCTATACCGACCTGATCATGCGCAGCGACAACCCGATCGTCTCGAGTCCCGATTTCGTCGAAGGGATGAAGTACCTGTTCGATCGCGAGCAGCTCCGCACCGCGGTGTTCCGCGGCTACTCGGTGATCGGCAACGACCAGCCGATTCCGCCGGGGCACCGCTACTTCAACGCGTCGCTGCCGCAGCGGCCGCACGATCCGGACAAGGCGAAGTTCCTGCTGCAGAAGGCCGGTGCGCTGGGCGCCACGCTGCCGCCGATCTATGCGACGTCCGACGCGAACGGGTCGATCGAAATGGCCGTGCTGCTGCAGCAGGCCGGCCAGAAGATCGGGCTGAACCTGCAGGTCAACCGCGCGTCGCCCGACGGCTACTGGTCGAACCACTGGATGAAGCACCCGCTCACGTTCGGCAACATCAACCCGCGCTCGAGCGCCGACGTGCTGTTCACGCAGTTCTTCAAGTCGGATGCGCCGTGGAACGAGTCGGGCTGGAAGAACGCGAAGTTCGACCAGTTGTTGCTCGCCGCGCGCTCGGAAACCGACGACGCGAAGCGCAAGCAGATGTACGGCGACATGCAGGTGATCGTCGCGCAGCAGGGCCGGGTCGGCATTCCGGCGTTCATCAGCTTCCTCGACGGCTACGACAAGCGGCTCGCGGGCCTCGGCTCGATCCCCACCGGGCCGATGATGGGCTTCACGTTCGCCGAGAACGTGTGGTGGAACGCATGA
- a CDS encoding haloacid dehalogenase type II produces MIQFEPKYITFDCYGTLTHFRMAETAREIYADRLSPATMEAFVRAFAAYRLDEVLGAWKPYRDVVVNSVRRTCARLGVTFDEAEAELFYHAVPTWGPHPDVPAGLSRLASKYKLVILSNAMDDQIMSNVDKLGAPFHAVFTAQQAQSYKPRMQGFEYMFDKLGCKPEDVLHVSSSLRYDLMTAEDLGIRHKAFVNRGHEPGTPFYNYYEVSDIGQLATQLGL; encoded by the coding sequence ATGATCCAGTTTGAACCGAAGTACATCACCTTCGACTGCTACGGCACGCTGACCCATTTCCGGATGGCCGAGACGGCGCGCGAAATCTATGCGGACCGCCTGTCGCCGGCCACGATGGAGGCCTTCGTGCGCGCGTTCGCCGCCTATCGGCTCGACGAGGTGCTGGGCGCATGGAAGCCGTACCGTGACGTCGTCGTCAACTCGGTCCGTCGCACCTGCGCGCGGCTCGGCGTGACGTTCGACGAAGCCGAGGCCGAGCTGTTCTATCACGCGGTGCCGACCTGGGGCCCGCACCCGGACGTGCCGGCCGGGCTGTCGCGGCTGGCGTCGAAGTACAAGCTGGTGATCCTGTCGAATGCGATGGACGACCAGATCATGAGCAACGTCGACAAGCTCGGCGCGCCGTTCCATGCGGTGTTCACCGCGCAGCAGGCGCAGTCGTACAAGCCGCGCATGCAGGGCTTCGAGTACATGTTCGACAAGCTCGGCTGCAAGCCGGAGGACGTGCTGCACGTGTCGTCGAGTCTGCGCTACGACCTGATGACGGCCGAGGATCTCGGGATCAGGCACAAGGCGTTCGTGAACCGCGGCCACGAGCCGGGCACGCCGTTCTACAACTATTACGAAGTGTCGGATATTGGCCAGCTCGCGACGCAGCTTGGGCTGTAA